One genomic region from uncultured Cohaesibacter sp. encodes:
- a CDS encoding PAS domain-containing protein, with protein MKHQVTRELFAYWDGLRGGRTAPERSDIDPAEIHQILGDTFILEYDSESSLTFRLAGTRLCGSFCRELKGRNFYDLWDTDDLSSMKLLLTAVVEDEAAAVIGFKGKTERNQELEFESILLPLRHYGQPKSRLLGAASPADMPYWIGIWPIQELSISSMRLIWPDERPAFMRNQEQAPKQQQKFGLTPTTTILPPAIGQNHITAERRIGHLTVIEGGRRD; from the coding sequence ATGAAACACCAGGTGACGCGCGAACTGTTTGCTTATTGGGATGGCCTGAGAGGTGGACGGACAGCCCCAGAGCGCAGTGACATCGACCCGGCAGAAATCCATCAGATTCTCGGAGACACCTTCATCCTTGAATATGACAGTGAATCCAGTCTGACCTTTCGTCTGGCAGGAACGCGCCTTTGTGGCTCCTTTTGCCGAGAATTGAAGGGGCGCAATTTCTATGATCTATGGGATACCGACGACCTCTCCAGCATGAAACTGCTGCTGACAGCCGTGGTGGAAGACGAGGCAGCGGCGGTTATCGGTTTCAAGGGCAAAACGGAACGCAACCAGGAATTGGAATTTGAGTCGATTCTGCTGCCCCTCAGACATTATGGTCAGCCCAAAAGCCGCCTTCTGGGCGCAGCAAGCCCGGCTGACATGCCATATTGGATTGGAATCTGGCCAATTCAGGAACTCTCCATCAGTTCCATGCGCCTGATCTGGCCTGATGAGCGCCCCGCCTTCATGCGCAATCAGGAACAAGCCCCCAAACAGCAGCAAAAATTCGGTCTCACTCCGACAACGACGATTCTGCCTCCTGCTATCGGTCAAAATCATATCACTGCCGAGCGTCGTATTGGTCATTTGACTGTCATTGAGGGCGGTAGGCGCGATTAA
- a CDS encoding PilZ domain-containing protein, whose product MSAIARKSDLPRITERRRHQRVKVNLLGRFMLENKTEYPCQVINMSPGGMAMITPIRGETGERVIAYIDHIGRIEGRIVRKIEGGFAITVDATERKRDKLASQLTWVANRHLLDLPEDRRHERRQPKQPITKLILPDGTEHICRVLDLSLSGAALKTSARPAVGKEVSIGKIRARVVRHLEDGLAVEFAAVQDTTEIDKNLR is encoded by the coding sequence ATGTCGGCAATCGCTAGAAAATCTGATCTACCGCGCATTACCGAGCGCCGTCGCCATCAACGCGTGAAGGTGAACCTTCTCGGTCGCTTTATGCTTGAGAACAAAACGGAGTATCCCTGTCAGGTGATCAATATGTCACCAGGCGGAATGGCCATGATCACGCCTATACGCGGCGAAACAGGCGAACGAGTCATCGCCTATATCGATCATATCGGACGGATCGAGGGTAGGATCGTCAGAAAAATTGAAGGCGGCTTTGCCATCACGGTCGATGCCACCGAGCGCAAACGCGATAAACTCGCCTCTCAGCTGACATGGGTGGCAAACCGACATTTGCTCGATTTGCCAGAAGATCGGCGCCACGAACGCCGTCAGCCAAAACAACCCATCACCAAACTTATCTTGCCAGACGGCACCGAACATATCTGCCGCGTGCTTGATCTCTCTCTTTCAGGGGCAGCGCTCAAAACCAGCGCCCGCCCGGCAGTCGGCAAAGAAGTCAGCATCGGCAAGATCCGCGCACGGGTCGTGCGCCATCTCGAAGACGGATTGGCGGTCGAATTCGCCGCGGTACAAGATACCACCGAGATCGACAAGAACCTGCGTTAA
- a CDS encoding transglutaminase-like cysteine peptidase yields the protein MKKRIWGFAFFSLACLAVPFEAAAARYSPFMTVQGATSAPIGHVNFCRQNPSECNVTFSSDQAVKLSEESWKKLISVNGYVNQSIKPVTDEELYRTEELWTYPRSAGDCEDFALLKRRMLINEGWPATALLITVVKERNGNGHAVLTVRTDRGDLILDNQDPRILPWDKTPYHYIKRQAALHPSQWTAIADTR from the coding sequence ATGAAGAAACGCATTTGGGGATTTGCTTTTTTCAGCCTTGCTTGCCTTGCAGTACCATTTGAGGCAGCGGCTGCCAGATACTCACCATTCATGACCGTACAGGGGGCAACCTCTGCACCCATTGGTCATGTGAATTTTTGCCGACAGAATCCATCGGAGTGCAATGTTACATTCAGCTCCGATCAGGCCGTGAAACTCTCTGAAGAAAGCTGGAAAAAGCTCATCAGCGTGAACGGATATGTCAACCAGTCCATCAAGCCGGTAACCGACGAAGAACTATATCGCACCGAAGAGCTATGGACCTATCCACGATCAGCCGGAGACTGCGAAGATTTCGCACTCTTGAAAAGACGCATGCTGATCAATGAAGGTTGGCCGGCAACCGCACTTCTGATTACGGTCGTCAAAGAAAGGAACGGCAATGGCCATGCTGTTCTGACCGTACGTACGGATAGGGGAGATCTCATTCTCGACAATCAGGATCCGCGCATCCTGCCGTGGGACAAGACCCCTTATCACTATATCAAGCGACAGGCCGCGCTTCATCCATCACAATGGACTGCCATTGCTGACACTCGCTAA
- a CDS encoding gamma carbonic anhydrase family protein, with product MTLYQLGDFKPSVPEDGGYWVAPNASLIGKVILGQDASVWFGAVLRGDNEPLTIGERSNIQEGSTLHTDMGAPLTIGADCTIGHNVILHGCTIGENSLIGMGAVVLNHAKIGRNCLIGAKALIPEGKVIPDNSLVMGMPGKVVRELDEEAINKLRRSAANYVANWKRFASELKAL from the coding sequence GTGACTCTATATCAATTGGGAGATTTCAAACCTTCTGTGCCCGAAGACGGGGGCTATTGGGTGGCACCGAATGCAAGTCTTATCGGCAAGGTGATTCTGGGGCAGGATGCGAGCGTTTGGTTCGGGGCTGTTCTGCGTGGAGACAACGAGCCTTTGACGATTGGTGAGCGCAGTAACATTCAGGAAGGCAGCACCCTGCACACGGATATGGGCGCACCACTGACCATCGGGGCGGATTGCACCATCGGCCATAATGTGATTCTGCATGGCTGCACGATTGGCGAAAATTCCCTGATTGGTATGGGCGCTGTGGTGCTCAACCATGCCAAGATCGGCCGAAATTGCCTGATCGGCGCCAAGGCTCTGATCCCGGAAGGCAAAGTCATTCCGGACAATTCACTTGTGATGGGCATGCCGGGCAAGGTGGTGCGAGAATTGGATGAGGAAGCAATCAACAAACTGCGCCGCTCAGCTGCAAACTATGTTGCAAATTGGAAGCGATTTGCTTCCGAGCTTAAGGCTCTCTAG
- a CDS encoding DUF3126 family protein translates to MDKTELAKLQSFMRKTLQSPNLEVRARPRKDDSAEVYVGDEFVGVLFRDDEDEDLSYNFSMAILDYDLEEE, encoded by the coding sequence TTGGACAAGACCGAACTGGCAAAACTTCAATCATTCATGCGGAAGACACTTCAGTCGCCCAATCTCGAGGTGCGCGCACGTCCGCGCAAGGATGATTCCGCAGAAGTCTATGTTGGAGATGAGTTTGTCGGCGTGCTATTCCGCGATGATGAAGATGAAGATCTGTCCTACAATTTCTCCATGGCAATTCTCGATTATGATCTGGAAGAAGAATAA
- the cysE gene encoding serine O-acetyltransferase, whose protein sequence is MVEASLSRSVYDQPNVIDPVWERVRAEAESIVRAEPALSSFIYATILSHKRLENAVIHRIVDRLHNPAMDSEAIRQAYRDACASDPYIPEAMRADIRAVADRDPACERFVDPILYFKGFHAIQTHRLANWLWKNGRKDFALYLQSVSSQVYQVDIHPRVSFGKGIFFDHATGIVVGETAMLEDDVSILQGVTLGGTGKEEGDRHPKIRHGVLIGAGAKVLGNIEIGNCSRVAAGSVVLKDVPRKTTVAGVPAKVVGQAGCAEPAISMDQILRDAN, encoded by the coding sequence ATGGTAGAGGCAAGCCTTAGCCGCAGCGTATACGATCAGCCGAATGTGATCGATCCTGTTTGGGAGCGCGTAAGGGCCGAAGCAGAAAGCATCGTGCGGGCAGAGCCTGCATTGAGCAGCTTCATCTATGCGACCATTCTAAGCCACAAGCGGCTGGAAAATGCTGTCATCCATCGTATTGTGGATCGTCTGCACAATCCGGCAATGGATTCAGAGGCCATTCGTCAGGCCTACAGGGATGCTTGTGCGTCAGACCCCTACATTCCGGAGGCTATGCGGGCCGATATCAGGGCTGTGGCAGACCGAGATCCGGCATGCGAACGCTTTGTCGATCCTATTCTCTATTTCAAGGGGTTTCATGCCATCCAGACCCACCGTCTGGCGAACTGGCTATGGAAAAACGGGCGCAAGGATTTTGCGCTTTATCTGCAAAGTGTCAGCTCGCAGGTCTATCAGGTGGATATTCATCCCCGTGTATCCTTTGGCAAAGGGATTTTCTTTGATCATGCGACGGGAATCGTTGTTGGTGAAACAGCTATGCTCGAAGACGATGTCTCCATTCTGCAGGGCGTCACGCTGGGCGGTACCGGCAAGGAGGAAGGCGATCGCCATCCCAAGATACGCCATGGGGTACTGATCGGGGCCGGAGCCAAGGTGCTCGGCAATATTGAAATCGGCAATTGCTCGCGCGTTGCTGCCGGATCGGTGGTGCTAAAGGATGTGCCTCGCAAAACCACTGTTGCGGGCGTTCCGGCCAAGGTGGTCGGGCAGGCCGGATGTGCGGAACCTGCTATCAGCATGGATCAGATCCTGAGGGATGCCAATTAG
- a CDS encoding enoyl-CoA hydratase, with product MTDTQNPDTTLPDTILIERDGPIGHIIINNEAKRNAMTLAMWRAIPDAVAALEADFDIHVIAIVGAGNKAFVSGADISEFDEVRKDTPSASHYDDINAECYRAIRNAKKPTIALIKGFCMGGGFGLAAACDLRLSNQSGKFGIPAAKLGISYPTDAIADIVNIVGPANAREIYLTAKVYGADEAQKLGFLHAIYSNETFDAEAEAYCQSVATLAPLSHKYHKAAINSAIGQGDSLPFDRLKSMACDCLDSEDYKEGRRAFSEKRKPEFVGK from the coding sequence ATGACTGATACCCAAAACCCGGACACGACCCTGCCAGACACGATTCTCATCGAACGAGACGGCCCGATCGGCCACATCATCATCAACAACGAAGCCAAGCGCAACGCCATGACGTTGGCAATGTGGCGCGCCATTCCCGATGCCGTCGCTGCTCTTGAAGCCGATTTCGATATCCACGTCATTGCCATAGTCGGTGCAGGCAACAAGGCCTTCGTTTCGGGAGCAGACATCAGCGAATTTGACGAGGTGCGCAAGGACACCCCTTCCGCCTCTCACTATGACGACATCAATGCAGAATGCTATCGCGCCATTCGCAATGCAAAGAAACCGACCATTGCCCTCATCAAGGGCTTTTGCATGGGGGGTGGCTTTGGTCTTGCTGCAGCCTGCGATTTGAGGCTCTCGAACCAGAGCGGCAAATTTGGCATTCCTGCAGCAAAGCTGGGCATCAGCTACCCGACCGACGCAATTGCAGACATCGTCAATATCGTGGGCCCGGCCAATGCCAGAGAAATCTATCTCACCGCCAAGGTCTATGGAGCGGATGAGGCGCAAAAACTGGGTTTTCTTCACGCCATATACAGCAACGAGACCTTTGACGCGGAAGCCGAGGCCTATTGCCAGTCGGTCGCCACGCTGGCCCCCTTGAGCCACAAATATCATAAAGCCGCCATCAACAGCGCCATTGGTCAGGGTGATAGCCTGCCCTTTGACCGCCTGAAAAGCATGGCCTGCGATTGTCTGGACAGCGAAGATTACAAGGAGGGCCGCAGGGCTTTCAGCGAAAAGCGAAAGCCGGAATTTGTCGGCAAATAG
- a CDS encoding alpha/beta hydrolase, which produces MPYFKSDDYTISYLDEGEGEPVLLIHGFASNKMINWVNPGWVQTLTKAGYRVIAVDNRGHGESEKLYDSALYSSPIMAEDARALLDHLGLEKAFVMGYSMGARISAFLALKYPERVKKVVFGGLGGGMINGTGDPQPIIDALKAKDGAKSTSAVGRAFRQFADQTKSDRLALAACMGSSRQKISVEELSKLSVPALVAVGTKDTIAGTAQELADVLPDAQVCDIPGRDHMVAVGDKVFKKAVLEFFADA; this is translated from the coding sequence ATGCCTTACTTCAAATCTGACGATTATACGATCTCCTATCTCGATGAAGGAGAAGGAGAGCCGGTTCTGCTGATTCACGGTTTTGCCTCCAACAAAATGATCAACTGGGTCAATCCCGGATGGGTGCAGACCCTGACGAAAGCTGGCTATCGTGTGATCGCAGTTGACAATCGCGGCCATGGGGAAAGCGAGAAGCTTTATGATTCAGCGCTCTATTCTTCGCCCATCATGGCTGAAGATGCCCGTGCGCTGCTTGACCATCTCGGTCTCGAGAAAGCTTTCGTGATGGGCTATTCGATGGGCGCGCGCATTTCTGCCTTTCTGGCGCTCAAATATCCCGAACGGGTCAAGAAGGTTGTTTTCGGTGGCCTGGGTGGCGGCATGATCAATGGCACCGGCGATCCGCAGCCCATCATCGACGCGCTCAAAGCGAAAGACGGAGCAAAATCCACCAGTGCCGTGGGGCGGGCCTTTCGCCAATTTGCCGATCAAACCAAGAGCGACCGTCTGGCGCTGGCTGCCTGCATGGGCTCGTCGCGACAGAAGATATCAGTCGAGGAATTGTCCAAGCTGAGCGTGCCTGCGCTTGTTGCTGTTGGCACAAAGGACACCATCGCCGGTACCGCGCAAGAACTGGCCGATGTGCTGCCTGATGCGCAGGTGTGCGACATTCCGGGGCGGGATCATATGGTCGCGGTCGGGGACAAGGTTTTCAAAAAGGCCGTGCTGGAATTCTTTGCTGACGCCTGA
- a CDS encoding zinc-finger domain-containing protein: MAGSKIPHFKNDQGVPVIHIGAKEFQCIGANPPQDHPHIYLDMGEENEILCPYCSTLYKFDEDLGPQTTRPADCFYED; encoded by the coding sequence ATGGCCGGCTCCAAGATTCCGCATTTCAAGAATGATCAGGGCGTCCCGGTGATCCACATCGGCGCAAAGGAATTCCAATGCATAGGGGCAAACCCGCCGCAGGATCATCCCCATATCTATCTCGACATGGGCGAAGAAAACGAAATCCTCTGCCCTTATTGTTCCACCCTTTACAAGTTTGATGAAGACCTCGGCCCCCAGACCACCCGTCCCGCAGACTGCTTCTACGAAGATTGA
- a CDS encoding FAD-dependent monooxygenase, producing MTERLPIIVAGAGPGGLSAALAIACKGFPVLLLERNTIPTEVGAGIQISPNATSSLKQWGVWPYISKLAVTPDKICINSGVTGARLSEVSTSDISERFGSPYMVIHRADLQQALYHRASQSDLIEMLDEREVREVTETDDGVELRCKMANGEHAFYRGAALIAADGVWSRIRTDYFGNSPAAYSGKTAWRATLPIQMVPPSIDSENVGLWLSPKAHLVHYPIVSGHMMNIVAIVDEDWSEEGWNSVGDAAWLNKRFSRWPREIRDLLAEREDWLKWALCAQDPNQPWVKGKVALLGDSAHAMLPFMAQGAVMSIEDAAILARAIDEVEGPMETRLQAYEKARKKRVARVVGRARQNGRIYHMRGPLAMARNVTMQMMPANQLVKQFDWIYGWTPEQVSFTL from the coding sequence ATGACCGAACGATTGCCGATCATTGTAGCAGGCGCTGGCCCGGGCGGATTGTCCGCAGCCTTGGCGATTGCTTGTAAAGGGTTTCCAGTTTTGCTGCTGGAGCGAAACACCATCCCCACAGAGGTCGGCGCTGGCATTCAGATTTCCCCCAATGCAACAAGCAGCCTCAAGCAATGGGGCGTTTGGCCCTATATTTCCAAGCTAGCGGTAACACCGGACAAGATCTGCATCAACTCGGGCGTCACAGGAGCTCGCCTTTCCGAGGTATCCACCAGTGATATTTCAGAGAGGTTCGGCTCCCCCTATATGGTCATCCACCGCGCAGACTTGCAGCAGGCACTCTATCACCGCGCCAGCCAATCCGACCTCATCGAGATGCTGGATGAGCGAGAGGTGCGCGAAGTCACCGAAACGGATGACGGCGTTGAACTACGCTGCAAGATGGCCAATGGAGAGCATGCCTTTTATCGCGGCGCAGCGCTGATTGCAGCCGACGGCGTCTGGTCACGCATCCGCACGGACTATTTCGGTAACAGTCCGGCGGCATACAGCGGCAAGACAGCCTGGCGCGCGACCTTGCCCATTCAGATGGTGCCCCCCAGTATCGACAGTGAAAATGTCGGGCTCTGGCTTTCGCCCAAGGCCCATCTCGTGCATTACCCGATTGTTTCCGGACACATGATGAATATCGTTGCGATTGTCGATGAAGACTGGTCGGAAGAAGGCTGGAACAGCGTAGGCGATGCAGCATGGCTCAACAAACGCTTCTCCCGCTGGCCACGCGAGATCCGGGATCTTTTGGCAGAACGGGAAGACTGGCTCAAATGGGCGCTGTGCGCGCAAGACCCGAACCAGCCTTGGGTCAAGGGCAAAGTCGCCCTCTTGGGAGACTCCGCCCATGCCATGTTGCCATTCATGGCGCAAGGCGCGGTCATGTCGATTGAAGACGCCGCCATTCTCGCCCGCGCTATCGACGAGGTGGAAGGCCCCATGGAAACGCGCCTTCAAGCCTATGAGAAAGCGCGCAAGAAACGAGTTGCCCGCGTTGTCGGCCGAGCCCGTCAAAACGGACGGATCTATCACATGAGAGGCCCTCTGGCCATGGCGCGCAATGTGACCATGCAAATGATGCCAGCCAATCAGCTCGTCAAACAATTTGACTGGATCTACGGCTGGACCCCCGAGCAGGTGTCCTTCACGCTCTGA
- a CDS encoding S8 family serine peptidase translates to MMMHGIRQKSGVALIIGGLMALPVAFAPTLADAQTYDRYDQEPPYIRKPPRGGSRERPSRSRDNATGAAIGFGIGLGLSIIDGARRQNEMQQPPANYRPPAAPPPRQGYRPAPRKPARAVARVQLPETLRVARAKPRIYSIGDKPWASDTEFVVTLYPGLPDSAVDAFIADYGLHLIERTRIKLLDQVVLKLRYSEDMSPRDVLDMATDIRVFRAQPDYFYYPSSGRQSPASVPYAGLQYAFDRLGLEQSGAEANRLEASGEGVRLAVIDSGIRSDHPALTGAVSSRFTAFEPAGEAQLVPEHGTAVASIIAAQNGMRGMARDVTLLSAQVFQANAQGNMVADSFDIVRGIDWAVQQGADILNLSFAGGRDDLLELALLKASDKGVVLIAAAGNEGAEAPVAFPAAYAPVIAVTATDEADALYVFANQGDDVELAAPGVDILVAAGTNGFALQSGTSMATAYISGAVALLLQKEPDLSVEEIKQRLSGSALDLGPQGKDPLFGYGRLDVSRALAGGEPD, encoded by the coding sequence ATGATGATGCATGGAATCAGACAAAAATCAGGTGTTGCACTGATCATTGGTGGCCTCATGGCCCTGCCGGTGGCGTTCGCTCCGACGCTTGCTGACGCACAAACCTATGATCGCTATGATCAGGAGCCTCCCTATATAAGGAAGCCACCAAGGGGCGGGAGTCGGGAGCGTCCTTCTCGCTCCAGAGACAATGCGACTGGGGCTGCCATCGGGTTCGGGATTGGCTTGGGTCTCTCTATTATAGATGGGGCACGCAGGCAGAATGAGATGCAGCAACCGCCCGCAAATTATCGACCGCCAGCGGCTCCCCCTCCCAGACAGGGCTATCGACCGGCGCCTCGCAAACCGGCAAGGGCCGTGGCGCGCGTTCAACTGCCCGAGACCTTGCGCGTGGCGCGGGCAAAACCTCGTATCTATTCTATTGGAGACAAGCCATGGGCGAGTGATACCGAGTTTGTGGTTACGCTCTATCCGGGGCTGCCAGACAGTGCCGTTGATGCTTTTATCGCTGATTATGGTCTCCATCTGATCGAGCGTACAAGAATAAAGCTGCTCGATCAGGTGGTGCTCAAGCTGCGCTATTCTGAAGACATGTCGCCACGGGATGTGCTGGATATGGCGACGGACATACGGGTGTTCCGTGCGCAGCCCGACTATTTCTATTATCCTTCCAGCGGCCGACAAAGTCCGGCGTCCGTTCCCTATGCTGGCTTGCAATATGCTTTTGACCGTTTGGGGCTGGAACAAAGCGGGGCTGAGGCGAACAGGCTGGAGGCCAGCGGGGAAGGGGTTCGTCTTGCCGTGATTGATAGCGGCATCCGATCCGATCATCCCGCTTTAACGGGCGCTGTCTCCTCGCGTTTCACGGCCTTTGAACCGGCTGGGGAAGCGCAATTGGTGCCTGAGCATGGCACGGCTGTTGCATCCATCATCGCCGCCCAGAATGGAATGCGGGGCATGGCTCGGGATGTGACTTTATTGTCAGCTCAGGTGTTTCAGGCCAATGCGCAGGGCAATATGGTTGCTGACAGCTTTGATATTGTGAGGGGGATCGACTGGGCCGTTCAGCAAGGTGCGGACATCCTCAACCTTTCTTTTGCCGGAGGGCGTGACGATCTGTTGGAATTGGCGTTACTCAAGGCCAGTGACAAGGGCGTGGTGCTTATTGCCGCTGCTGGCAATGAAGGAGCAGAAGCGCCCGTGGCTTTTCCTGCCGCTTATGCGCCCGTGATTGCTGTTACCGCAACAGACGAGGCTGATGCACTCTATGTCTTTGCCAATCAGGGCGACGATGTGGAGCTGGCCGCCCCCGGCGTCGATATTCTGGTGGCTGCCGGAACGAACGGCTTTGCCTTGCAATCGGGCACGTCGATGGCGACGGCCTATATTTCGGGGGCAGTGGCTCTGCTGTTGCAAAAGGAACCTGATCTATCGGTCGAAGAGATCAAACAACGGCTGTCCGGTTCCGCTCTGGATCTGGGGCCTCAGGGGAAGGACCCGCTGTTTGGCTATGGCAGGCTTGATGTATCCCGAGCGCTTGCCGGTGGTGAGCCGGACTAA
- a CDS encoding sigma-70 family RNA polymerase sigma factor produces MSGAEETRDLALLERIARNDRNAIALLYQRHHLRLYRFLLRFVKNEAQAEELVNETFIDVWRGAGKFEGRSQVSSWILSIGRNKALSLLRKRSDAELDDEYASGLEDESDTPEVMTLKQDKAAAMRLCINRLSDEHREVIDLVYYQEKAIKEIAVILSVPENTVKTRVFHARKKLSDLLAKSGIDRGWP; encoded by the coding sequence ATGTCAGGAGCAGAGGAAACACGCGATCTTGCCCTTCTTGAGCGGATTGCTCGAAATGATCGCAATGCCATTGCTCTGCTTTATCAGAGGCATCATCTTCGGCTTTACCGTTTTTTGCTGCGCTTCGTGAAGAATGAGGCGCAAGCAGAGGAGCTAGTAAACGAGACCTTCATTGATGTGTGGCGCGGTGCCGGAAAGTTCGAGGGGCGCTCTCAGGTTTCTTCCTGGATTCTATCGATCGGGCGCAACAAGGCTCTTTCCCTGCTGCGCAAACGATCTGACGCTGAGCTTGATGATGAATATGCATCGGGTCTGGAAGATGAGAGCGACACGCCGGAAGTGATGACCCTTAAACAGGACAAGGCGGCTGCGATGCGGCTTTGTATCAATCGGCTTAGCGATGAGCATAGGGAAGTGATCGATCTCGTTTATTATCAGGAGAAGGCGATCAAGGAGATTGCTGTTATTCTGTCGGTTCCGGAAAACACGGTAAAAACGCGGGTGTTTCATGCACGCAAAAAACTGTCTGATCTTTTGGCGAAATCCGGCATTGATCGTGGATGGCCGTAA
- a CDS encoding BA14K family protein: MFKKTIATFAMIASIAAATTLALPNSQAEAAGGKNAAFAVGAITGLTFGAIAANAHHSRHYAPRRPVHHHYGRPAPWTGAWYRYCGARYRSFDPHTGYYVTYSGRHRFCR, from the coding sequence ATGTTCAAGAAAACCATCGCAACTTTCGCAATGATCGCAAGCATCGCAGCAGCCACCACCCTCGCCCTGCCAAACAGTCAGGCTGAAGCCGCCGGAGGCAAAAACGCAGCCTTTGCAGTAGGCGCAATCACCGGCCTCACTTTCGGAGCCATCGCCGCCAACGCGCATCATAGTCGTCATTACGCACCGCGCCGCCCGGTCCATCACCATTATGGCCGCCCGGCCCCATGGACAGGTGCATGGTACAGATATTGTGGCGCTCGCTACCGCTCGTTTGACCCACACACCGGCTATTATGTCACCTATTCGGGCCGCCATCGCTTCTGCCGCTAA